A single region of the Nocardioides ochotonae genome encodes:
- a CDS encoding SDR family NAD(P)-dependent oxidoreductase — translation MSSEQQAQRVVVVTGAASGVGYATAEMFRDAGEIVFGLDRAATVPEGVTYVECDVSSKAAVDAAIEVCGQHGRIDVLANVAGIVQFGRFEQISEAELDRVLAVNLKGPFLLTQAALPLLEVGPGCVVNVASVAGRVPQPYAAAYGASKGGLVQLTKNLALELASRRIRVNAVCPGTIDTPMVAQVASTYPTDLDPKVAERLHMQFPGTISPQEVAESIRYLSSPQARFVTGEVLAIDGFMS, via the coding sequence ATGAGCAGTGAGCAGCAGGCGCAGCGCGTCGTCGTGGTCACCGGTGCCGCCTCCGGGGTCGGGTACGCGACCGCTGAGATGTTCCGTGATGCCGGCGAGATCGTCTTCGGTCTCGACCGCGCCGCGACGGTGCCCGAGGGCGTGACGTATGTCGAGTGCGACGTCTCGAGCAAGGCCGCGGTCGACGCCGCGATCGAGGTGTGCGGGCAGCACGGGCGCATCGATGTGCTCGCCAACGTGGCGGGCATCGTGCAGTTCGGCCGCTTCGAGCAGATCAGCGAGGCCGAGCTGGACCGGGTGCTGGCGGTCAACCTCAAGGGCCCCTTCCTGCTGACCCAGGCGGCGCTGCCGCTGTTGGAGGTCGGTCCCGGCTGCGTGGTCAACGTGGCCTCGGTGGCCGGCCGCGTCCCGCAGCCGTACGCCGCGGCGTACGGCGCCTCGAAGGGCGGGCTGGTTCAGCTGACCAAGAACCTCGCCCTCGAGCTGGCCTCGCGCCGCATCCGCGTCAACGCCGTGTGCCCCGGCACCATCGACACCCCGATGGTGGCCCAGGTGGCCTCGACGTACCCCACCGACCTGGACCCGAAGGTCGCCGAGCGATTGCACATGCAGTTTCCCGGAACGATCTCGCCGCAGGAGGTGGCGGAGTCGATCCGCTACCTGTCCTCGCCGCAGGCCCGGTTCGTCACGGGCGAGGTGCTGGCGATCGACGGGTTCATGAGTTGA
- a CDS encoding SDR family NAD(P)-dependent oxidoreductase, producing MTGRGVLDGKVALVTGAARGVGAGIARAFAKEGARVAVLDLDAAGAEAMAAELEEHAPAIGLGCDIRDSAQVDASVARVVERFGTVDILVNNAMASAQSRFEDATDADIDLALDTGPKATYYFMRACFPHLKGTLEEGGGRIINLRSASDPGGLAGYGAYVAAKAGVGGLTRVAAREWGRHGITVNNLAPFVLTEGAKAHFDERPDELKGVLRHLSVPRAGDAESDVGRAAVFLAGPDASYVTGCTLTVDGGGTFFS from the coding sequence ATGACGGGCAGGGGAGTGCTGGACGGCAAGGTCGCGCTGGTGACCGGCGCCGCGCGTGGCGTGGGTGCGGGGATCGCGCGGGCCTTCGCCAAGGAGGGCGCCCGGGTCGCGGTGCTCGACCTCGACGCCGCTGGGGCGGAGGCGATGGCCGCGGAGCTGGAGGAGCACGCGCCGGCGATCGGCCTGGGCTGCGACATCCGCGACTCCGCCCAGGTCGACGCCAGTGTCGCGCGAGTGGTGGAGCGGTTCGGCACCGTGGACATCCTGGTCAACAACGCGATGGCCTCGGCCCAGAGCCGCTTCGAGGACGCGACCGACGCCGACATCGACCTCGCGCTCGACACCGGCCCCAAGGCCACCTACTACTTCATGCGCGCCTGCTTCCCGCACCTCAAGGGGACCCTGGAGGAGGGCGGCGGCCGCATCATCAACCTGCGCTCCGCCTCCGACCCGGGCGGTCTCGCGGGCTACGGCGCGTACGTCGCGGCGAAGGCCGGCGTTGGTGGTCTGACCCGGGTCGCGGCGCGGGAGTGGGGGCGCCACGGCATCACCGTGAACAATCTGGCGCCGTTCGTGCTGACCGAGGGCGCGAAGGCCCACTTCGACGAGCGGCCCGACGAGCTCAAGGGCGTGCTGCGTCACCTCTCCGTGCCGCGCGCGGGCGACGCCGAGAGCGACGTCGGGCGGGCGGCGGTCTTCCTCGCCGGACCGGACGCCAGCTATGTCACCGGCTGCACGCTCACCGTCGACGGCGGGGGCACCTTCTTCTCCTGA
- the pdxY gene encoding pyridoxal kinase PdxY translates to MKLLSIQSSVAYGHVGNSAAVFPLQRLGHEVWAVNTVHFSNHTGYGAWRGPMLPASDVRDVVIGIEERGAFPDVDAILSGYQGGEDIGEVIIDAVARVKAANPAATYTCDPVMGNARSGCFVNPAIPVLLREKVVPVADIITPNQFELGFLTDTEPRTLDDILASADAARAMGPGTVLITSVERADRPEDTIEMMVVNGDGAWLVRTPYLPMKANGSGDITSALFTAHLHTTGDPAVALARTASSVFGVLRTTLESGERELQIVAGQEHIAHPAEEFEVERVR, encoded by the coding sequence ATGAAGCTGCTGTCCATCCAGTCCTCGGTCGCCTACGGCCACGTCGGCAACTCCGCTGCCGTCTTCCCGCTCCAGCGGCTCGGGCACGAGGTGTGGGCGGTCAACACCGTGCACTTCTCCAACCACACGGGGTACGGCGCGTGGCGCGGCCCGATGCTCCCGGCCTCCGACGTGCGCGACGTCGTGATCGGCATCGAGGAGCGCGGCGCGTTCCCCGACGTCGACGCGATCCTGTCCGGCTACCAGGGCGGCGAGGACATCGGCGAGGTGATCATCGACGCCGTGGCGCGGGTCAAGGCGGCCAACCCGGCGGCGACGTACACCTGCGACCCGGTGATGGGCAACGCCCGCTCGGGCTGCTTCGTGAACCCCGCGATCCCGGTGCTGCTGCGCGAGAAGGTCGTGCCGGTCGCCGACATCATCACGCCCAACCAGTTCGAGCTCGGGTTCCTCACCGACACCGAGCCGCGCACCCTCGACGACATCCTGGCCTCGGCCGACGCCGCCCGGGCGATGGGCCCGGGCACGGTGCTGATCACCAGCGTCGAGCGCGCCGACCGCCCCGAGGACACCATCGAGATGATGGTGGTCAACGGCGACGGCGCCTGGCTGGTGCGCACGCCGTACCTCCCGATGAAGGCCAACGGCTCCGGCGACATCACCTCGGCGCTCTTCACCGCCCACCTGCACACCACCGGCGACCCGGCGGTCGCGCTCGCGCGCACCGCGTCGTCGGTCTTCGGCGTGCTGCGCACGACCCTGGAGAGCGGCGAGCGCGAGCTGCAGATCGTCGCCGGCCAGGAGCACATCGCCCACCCGGCCGAGGAGTTCGAGGTCGAGCGGGTCCGCTGA
- a CDS encoding GMC family oxidoreductase, translated as MAKTPYSNEADYVVVGSGSAGAAMAGRLAQSGASVIVLEAGRSDNQLLTKKPGMIGPMHAEPRIKRINDWGYYTVPQQHILGRRMPAPRGKVLGGSSSVNGMVYVRGNRANYDSWAAEGCAGWDADSVNAAYKRMEDYEGGADAYRGTGGPIRVGVNPRPQEGTLQFIQATSETLGVKILDDYNGAEQEGIGRMQQNAVDGLRYSASRGYIHHLAPRTLEVQTRVLVTKVVIENGRAVGVRVRDKDGGSRLVRAGKEVILSAGFIGTPQILMLSGIGPAAHLAEHGIACVADLPVGDNLHDHMFHALTFHATSSTMRGSALFFAKGLAKELTRGGTFLANSVFESVGFVRTSQAADVPDLQLHLLPWAYVSPNQDAPVRHDVDQRPALTVLTTLIYPRSRGTLRLASPDPTAAPLIDPNYLAEPRDLDTLVEGTEMVREIFGSAAFGGSVKSEIHPGDGVRGPGLRSEILNRATSVYHGVGTARMGTDERAVVTPDLKVRGIEGLRVADASIMPSITGGNTNAPAIMIGERGAALVLGKA; from the coding sequence ATGGCCAAGACCCCCTACTCGAACGAGGCCGACTACGTCGTCGTCGGCTCCGGCAGCGCGGGCGCCGCGATGGCCGGCCGGCTGGCGCAGTCCGGCGCGAGCGTGATCGTGCTCGAGGCCGGACGTAGCGACAACCAGCTGCTCACCAAGAAGCCCGGGATGATCGGCCCGATGCACGCCGAGCCCCGCATCAAGAGGATCAACGACTGGGGCTACTACACGGTGCCGCAGCAGCACATCCTCGGGCGCCGGATGCCCGCCCCGCGCGGCAAGGTGCTCGGCGGCTCCAGCTCGGTCAACGGCATGGTCTACGTGCGCGGCAACCGGGCCAACTACGACTCCTGGGCCGCCGAGGGCTGCGCCGGCTGGGACGCCGACAGCGTGAACGCGGCGTACAAGCGCATGGAGGACTACGAGGGCGGCGCCGACGCCTACCGCGGTACCGGTGGCCCCATCCGGGTCGGGGTCAACCCGCGCCCGCAGGAGGGCACGCTGCAGTTCATCCAGGCCACCTCCGAGACCCTCGGCGTCAAGATCCTCGACGACTACAACGGTGCCGAGCAGGAGGGCATCGGCCGGATGCAGCAGAACGCCGTGGACGGGCTGCGCTACAGCGCCTCGCGCGGCTACATCCACCACCTGGCCCCGCGCACCCTCGAGGTGCAGACGCGGGTGCTGGTGACCAAGGTCGTGATCGAGAACGGGCGCGCGGTCGGCGTCCGGGTGCGCGACAAGGACGGCGGCAGTCGGCTGGTGCGCGCGGGCAAGGAGGTCATCCTCTCGGCCGGCTTCATCGGCACTCCGCAGATCCTGATGCTCTCCGGCATCGGCCCGGCCGCGCACCTCGCCGAGCACGGCATCGCCTGCGTCGCGGACCTGCCGGTGGGCGACAACCTGCACGACCACATGTTCCACGCGCTGACCTTCCACGCGACCTCCTCCACGATGCGCGGCAGCGCGCTGTTCTTCGCCAAGGGCCTGGCCAAGGAGCTCACCCGCGGCGGCACGTTCCTGGCCAACTCGGTCTTCGAGTCGGTGGGCTTCGTGCGCACCTCCCAGGCCGCCGACGTGCCGGACCTCCAGCTGCACCTGCTGCCGTGGGCCTACGTCTCGCCCAACCAGGACGCCCCGGTCCGCCACGACGTCGACCAGCGCCCGGCGCTGACCGTGCTCACCACGCTGATCTACCCGCGCAGCCGGGGCACCCTGCGCCTGGCGTCACCCGACCCGACCGCCGCTCCGCTGATCGATCCCAACTACCTCGCCGAGCCCCGCGACCTCGACACCCTGGTCGAGGGCACCGAGATGGTCCGCGAGATCTTCGGGTCCGCGGCGTTCGGGGGGTCGGTCAAGAGCGAGATCCACCCCGGCGACGGCGTACGCGGTCCCGGGCTGCGCAGCGAGATCCTCAACCGGGCCACGTCGGTCTACCACGGGGTCGGCACCGCGCGGATGGGCACCGACGAGCGCGCGGTGGTCACCCCCGACCTCAAGGTCCGCGGCATCGAGGGCCTGCGGGTCGCCGACGCCTCGATCATGCCGTCGATCACCGGCGGCAACACCAACGCGCCCGCGATCATGATCGGCGAGCGCGGCGCCGCCCTCGTCCTCGGGAAGGCCTGA
- a CDS encoding succinic semialdehyde dehydrogenase — MTDTSTSADTSPESSAVLAGETRPRVTRPASITEAFLRGLVARVPSSGAAPWPLTEVYTGEKLVDLPQSSPADIEEAFARAREAQRIWAAWPVRKRLRVFRTAHRLLLESTHTTADLIQAESGKNRRMAVEETCDPPMVISHYLKHARKLLAPTTRGGPVPLVSSSTEIRRPKGVVAIIAPWNFPFATGLSDAIPALMAGNAVVLKPDNKTALSPLHGVALLERAGLPKGLFQVVCGEGPDVGPTLIDNANYVMFTGSTATGRVIGERAGRNLIGCCLELGGKNPMIVLDDVAADEWVNGALFGVFGNTGQICMHIERIYLPDSRYDELKAAFVTATQALELGAAYDFGPDVGSLISPDHMARVYGHVEDAVAKGARVVTGGRARPDIGPAFFEPTILEGVTSDMACGVTETFGPVVALHRYRTVEEAIALANDTDYGLNASVWSSDVARAERVARRIEAGNVNVNDALATAYASKGTPSGGIKQSGVGARHGDQGLLKYTDVQNLAVLKKQVMGIRPGQDYDTYVEQMLSGLKMMRRFRIR; from the coding sequence ATGACCGACACCAGCACCAGCGCCGACACCAGCCCCGAGTCCAGTGCCGTCCTTGCGGGCGAGACCCGGCCCCGCGTCACCCGCCCGGCGTCGATCACCGAGGCCTTCCTGCGCGGGCTCGTGGCCCGGGTGCCCTCCTCGGGTGCCGCGCCGTGGCCGCTGACGGAGGTCTACACCGGCGAGAAGCTCGTCGACCTCCCGCAGTCGAGCCCGGCCGACATCGAGGAGGCGTTCGCCCGCGCCCGGGAGGCGCAGCGGATCTGGGCCGCGTGGCCGGTGCGCAAGCGGCTGCGGGTCTTCCGCACCGCCCACCGGCTGCTCCTGGAGAGCACCCACACGACCGCCGACCTGATCCAGGCCGAGAGCGGCAAGAACCGGCGGATGGCGGTCGAGGAGACCTGCGACCCGCCGATGGTGATCAGCCACTACCTCAAGCACGCGCGCAAGCTGCTGGCGCCGACCACCCGCGGGGGCCCGGTCCCGCTGGTCTCCTCCTCGACCGAGATCCGGCGGCCGAAGGGCGTCGTCGCGATCATCGCGCCGTGGAACTTCCCGTTCGCGACGGGTCTCTCCGACGCCATCCCGGCGCTGATGGCCGGCAATGCGGTGGTGCTCAAGCCGGACAACAAGACCGCGCTGTCACCGCTGCACGGCGTCGCCCTGCTGGAGCGCGCCGGGCTGCCGAAGGGGTTGTTCCAGGTGGTCTGCGGCGAGGGCCCCGACGTCGGGCCGACGCTCATCGACAACGCCAACTACGTGATGTTCACCGGCTCCACCGCGACCGGGCGGGTGATCGGCGAGCGCGCCGGGCGCAACCTGATCGGCTGCTGCCTCGAGCTCGGCGGCAAGAACCCGATGATCGTGCTCGACGACGTCGCGGCCGATGAGTGGGTCAACGGGGCGCTGTTCGGGGTCTTCGGCAACACCGGTCAGATCTGCATGCACATCGAGCGCATCTACCTGCCCGACAGTCGCTACGACGAGCTCAAGGCGGCCTTCGTCACCGCCACCCAGGCGCTCGAGCTCGGGGCGGCGTACGACTTCGGGCCGGACGTGGGGTCGCTGATCTCCCCGGACCACATGGCGCGGGTCTACGGGCACGTCGAGGACGCGGTCGCCAAGGGTGCCCGCGTGGTCACCGGCGGGCGCGCCCGGCCGGACATCGGGCCGGCGTTCTTCGAGCCGACGATCCTCGAGGGGGTCACCTCCGACATGGCGTGCGGCGTCACCGAGACCTTCGGGCCGGTGGTCGCGCTGCACCGCTACCGCACCGTCGAGGAGGCGATCGCGCTGGCCAACGACACCGACTACGGCCTGAACGCCTCGGTGTGGAGCAGCGACGTCGCCCGTGCCGAGCGGGTCGCGCGCCGCATCGAGGCCGGCAACGTCAACGTCAACGACGCCCTCGCCACGGCGTACGCCTCGAAGGGGACGCCGTCCGGGGGGATCAAGCAGTCCGGTGTCGGCGCCCGGCACGGCGACCAGGG